A segment of the Saccharomyces kudriavzevii IFO 1802 strain IFO1802 genome assembly, chromosome: 2 genome:
AGATTCATATAATTTTCCCAACTGTAACTTCAATAGTGACTTGGCACGTTCCACCTCAGTATCGGTGACAGAAATAGTTAGTCTGTTCCACTGTTTCAAAGTGAAGTGAATGAGGTCATCGATCATGGTAACATTTCTGGTGGCTGTAGAGAACCCCCATAAACCGGAATCTTTGTAAGAGAGGGAGAAATGATTGAAAGAGTCACATAATTGGTACTCTTGTATGTTATCTAACAATTTGATACCTTGCAATCTGGAAGCCGGTTCAAAGGCGTTATAGGAGCCGAAGATTTGAGCGGCTAATTTAGCCACGAAATAGTCTGGGGAATTGACAGATTCACCTTCCACGGCCAAGGAGATCCATGCCTTGGGCAAAGTATCGTCCCTTAATCTAACCTCAGAACCCAAGAAGGAGGCCTTTTTCTTGAGTACTGGTTTGTTACCATTTTGGAGAGCTAGATTTTTGGATTCGATGGAGTTCACCAAGTCCTCGTGTTTGATGTTCCCGGTACCGACAATCACAGCGTTTGAATTCAAGAAGTGATTGTGAGCGAAGGATTCCAGATCAGCAACAACCAAATTTCTTAGCGATTCCAAGGTACCCCTGGTTGGTAAACATAATGGAGTGTTTTGGAAGGCGGTGGAGTGTAGATGTTCTAGGACTCTGTTGGGATGatcgttttcttcaaaatcttgcGCTTGCTTCAAGACGGATTTTTTGGTAGCCTCGAAGTTAGGGGAAGATAGCAGATTGCCCCTTTGCTGAATGAAAGACTGGTTCAAGAAATC
Coding sequences within it:
- the COR1 gene encoding ubiquinol--cytochrome-c reductase subunit COR1 (similar to Saccharomyces cerevisiae COR1 (YBL045C); ancestral locus Anc_7.484) — protein: MLRSVTSKTVSKEFRRTLATAPATRKAEVTQLSNGIVVATEHNPSAHSASVGVVFGSGAANENPYNNGVSNLWKNTFLCKENSAMAAREGLALSSSVSRDFQSYIVSSLPGSTAKSLDFLNQSFIQQRGNLLSSPNFEATKKSVLKQAQDFEENDHPNRVLEHLHSTAFQNTPLCLPTRGTLESLRNLVVADLESFAHNHFLNSNAVIVGTGNIKHEDLVNSIESKNLALQNGNKPVLKKKASFLGSEVRLRDDTLPKAWISLAVEGESVNSPDYFVAKLAAQIFGSYNAFEPASRLQGIKLLDNIQEYQLCDSFNHFSLSYKDSGLWGFSTATRNVTMIDDLIHFTLKQWNRLTISVTDTEVERAKSLLKLQLGKLYESGNFVSDANLLGAEVLVKGSKLSLNEAHKKIDTITVKDVKAWASKRLWDQDIAIAGTGQIEGLLDYMRIRSDMSMMRW